In Pedobacter sp. WC2423, the following are encoded in one genomic region:
- a CDS encoding isoprenyl transferase, whose product MGFKEQIDTSRLPEHIAIIMDGNGRWAKNQGKFRSFGHESGVISVKDIVEGCADIGVKYLTIYAFSTENWNRPIDEVNALMELLIATINNETDTLNKNNIRLNAIGDIASLPQQCIDDLKSAMEKTAGNTTCTLTLALSYSAKWEILEAAKKLALLVQDGKIKVDEIDEAQFSSQLTTVNMPDPELMIRTSGEHRVSNFLLWQMAYSELYFTETLWPDFRREDLFEAIVDYQKRERRFGKISEQLN is encoded by the coding sequence ATGGGATTTAAAGAACAAATCGATACCAGCCGCTTACCGGAACACATCGCTATTATTATGGATGGGAATGGAAGATGGGCTAAAAATCAAGGTAAATTCAGGTCTTTCGGTCACGAAAGCGGCGTAATATCTGTAAAAGATATTGTAGAGGGGTGTGCGGATATTGGTGTAAAATACCTGACGATCTATGCTTTTTCTACGGAGAACTGGAACAGGCCTATAGATGAAGTCAATGCTTTGATGGAATTGCTGATTGCTACAATCAACAATGAAACAGATACCCTGAACAAAAATAACATCAGGCTGAATGCCATTGGTGATATCGCCTCTTTGCCTCAGCAGTGTATTGATGATTTAAAAAGTGCAATGGAAAAGACTGCTGGAAATACCACTTGTACTTTGACTCTTGCTTTGAGTTACAGTGCGAAATGGGAGATTCTGGAGGCTGCAAAAAAACTTGCATTGTTAGTACAGGATGGTAAAATTAAGGTGGATGAGATTGATGAGGCACAGTTTTCTTCTCAATTAACTACTGTAAATATGCCAGATCCTGAATTAATGATCCGTACCAGTGGTGAGCATCGGGTAAGTAATTTTCTGCTCTGGCAGATGGCTTACAGCGAACTGTATTTTACGGAAACTTTATGGCCTGACTTCAGAAGAGAAGACCTTTTTGAAGCTATTGTAGACTACCAAAAGCGCGAACGTCGCTTCGGTAAAATTAGTGAACAGTTGAACTAA
- a CDS encoding class II glutamine amidotransferase, whose product MSDQIKHECGIAFIRLLKPLSFYQEKYGTALYGLNKLYLLMEKQHNRGQDGAGIATIKLDVKPGHRYISRYRSMAQNAVADIFGYVQGKFADIQNETPELMQDAEWLKQNVSFIGEVLLGHLRYGTHGQNSIENCHPFLRQNNWMTRNLVIAGNFNMTNVDELLEQLYELGQHPKEQADTVTVLEKIGHFLDDENQELFDTYKKEGLSNVEITAKISQNLNIANILTRSAKNWDGGYAISGIVGNGDAFILRDPSGIRPAYFYQDDEIVVAASERPAIQTAFNVGINSVQEIKPGHALIVKKDGTVTQEIFREPQEKRACSFERIYFSRGSDADIYKERKQLGRLLIDQILNAVNSDLKNTVFSFIPNTAEISFYGLVEGVHKHIKKIQKETLIERKESLTDAELDELLSMAPRVEKLAIKDVKLRTFITADADRKEMVAHVYDTTYGVIKNDVDTLVAVDDSIVRGTTLKQSIIKIIDRLHPKKIIIVSSAPQIRYPDCYGIDMSKLGQFVAFEAAIQLLKERGLEHIIEEVYQKCKASLLLPKEEIVNHVKDIYRPFKQEEISAQITKIITPADTVAQVEVIYQTLDNLHIACPNHTGDWYFSGNYPTPGGNKVVNKAFVNWKEGSNQRAY is encoded by the coding sequence ATGAGTGACCAGATAAAACACGAGTGCGGAATTGCTTTTATCCGTCTTTTAAAACCTCTCTCATTCTACCAGGAAAAGTATGGTACAGCCCTTTACGGACTGAACAAACTATACCTTTTGATGGAGAAACAACACAACAGAGGGCAGGACGGCGCAGGAATTGCAACAATCAAATTAGATGTAAAACCAGGTCACCGGTACATCAGCCGTTACAGGTCGATGGCACAGAATGCCGTTGCAGATATCTTCGGATATGTACAGGGTAAATTTGCAGACATTCAAAATGAGACACCAGAACTCATGCAGGATGCAGAATGGCTGAAACAAAATGTGAGTTTTATAGGAGAGGTATTGTTAGGACACCTTCGCTACGGAACACACGGTCAGAACAGTATAGAGAACTGTCACCCCTTCCTTCGTCAGAACAACTGGATGACTCGTAACCTCGTTATTGCAGGTAACTTCAACATGACTAACGTTGATGAATTATTAGAGCAATTATACGAACTCGGACAACATCCGAAAGAACAAGCTGATACCGTTACGGTATTGGAAAAAATCGGTCACTTCCTTGACGATGAGAATCAGGAACTTTTTGATACTTATAAAAAAGAAGGACTATCAAACGTAGAGATTACTGCTAAAATCTCTCAAAACCTGAACATTGCGAATATCCTTACCCGTTCAGCTAAAAACTGGGATGGCGGATATGCTATATCAGGAATTGTAGGAAACGGAGACGCATTTATTCTGCGTGACCCATCAGGAATCCGTCCGGCGTACTTTTACCAGGATGATGAAATTGTTGTGGCAGCATCAGAGCGTCCGGCAATTCAAACGGCATTTAACGTAGGCATCAACAGCGTTCAGGAAATTAAACCAGGACATGCGCTGATCGTTAAAAAAGACGGTACAGTAACACAGGAAATCTTCAGAGAACCACAGGAAAAAAGAGCATGTTCATTCGAACGTATCTATTTCTCCCGCGGAAGTGACGCAGATATCTATAAAGAAAGAAAACAATTAGGAAGACTACTGATTGACCAGATCCTGAATGCAGTAAACTCAGATTTGAAAAATACAGTTTTCTCTTTTATTCCAAATACTGCTGAAATCTCATTCTACGGTTTGGTAGAAGGAGTACATAAGCACATCAAGAAAATCCAGAAAGAGACACTTATTGAGCGTAAAGAAAGCCTGACAGACGCTGAACTTGATGAGCTGCTATCTATGGCTCCACGTGTAGAGAAGCTTGCGATCAAAGACGTTAAACTGCGTACTTTCATTACCGCTGATGCTGACCGTAAAGAAATGGTAGCACACGTTTATGATACCACTTATGGTGTGATCAAAAATGATGTAGATACACTGGTTGCAGTAGATGACTCTATCGTAAGAGGAACTACGCTGAAACAAAGTATTATTAAGATTATCGACAGGTTACACCCTAAGAAAATCATTATTGTTTCTTCAGCACCGCAGATCCGTTACCCTGACTGTTACGGAATTGACATGTCGAAATTAGGTCAGTTCGTAGCCTTTGAAGCAGCTATACAGTTGTTAAAAGAACGCGGATTAGAACATATTATTGAAGAAGTATATCAAAAATGTAAAGCTTCCCTATTATTACCAAAAGAAGAAATTGTAAACCATGTAAAAGACATCTACAGACCTTTCAAACAGGAAGAGATCTCTGCACAGATTACAAAAATCATTACCCCTGCCGATACAGTAGCACAAGTAGAAGTAATTTACCAGACACTGGATAATTTACATATTGCTTGTCCTAATCATACAGGTGACTGGTATTTTTCAGGTAACTACCCAACACCAGGTGGAAACAAAGTCGTTAACAAGGCTTTTGTGAACTGGAAAGAAGGAAGTAACCAGAGAGCTTACTAA
- the murI gene encoding glutamate racemase, which produces MINKKSIGVFDSGYGGLTVFESIAKSLPDYNYIYFGDNARAPYGDHSFETIYQYTLECVEWLFAQGCPLVILACNTASAKALRTIQQKVLPVKYPGYRVLGVIRPTAEVIGNYTDSNTIGVMGTRGTVNSDSYPIEIHHQFPSLNVVQQSCPMWVPLIENNEHGGAGADYFVKEYIDELLTKAGDIDAILLACTHYPLLVPKIRAYLPDGIRLVAQGDIVAESLVDYLNRHPEIERVLTKEGSMRFYTTGDSKVFDQCASIFFSREVVSEKV; this is translated from the coding sequence ATGATAAATAAGAAGTCTATTGGTGTTTTTGATTCGGGTTATGGTGGCTTGACTGTGTTTGAGTCCATCGCGAAATCATTGCCTGATTATAATTATATCTATTTCGGTGATAATGCAAGAGCTCCTTATGGGGACCATTCTTTTGAGACGATTTATCAGTATACGCTGGAATGTGTGGAGTGGTTATTTGCGCAGGGTTGCCCGCTGGTGATTCTGGCTTGTAATACGGCTTCGGCAAAGGCGTTGCGTACGATTCAGCAAAAGGTATTACCGGTGAAGTATCCGGGGTATCGTGTATTGGGGGTTATCCGGCCTACGGCAGAGGTCATTGGTAATTATACGGATTCAAATACGATCGGGGTAATGGGAACAAGGGGAACGGTTAATTCTGATTCTTATCCGATAGAGATCCATCATCAGTTTCCTTCATTAAATGTAGTTCAGCAGAGTTGCCCGATGTGGGTTCCGCTGATTGAGAATAATGAGCATGGGGGCGCTGGAGCGGATTATTTTGTGAAGGAATATATTGATGAATTGTTGACAAAGGCGGGGGATATTGACGCGATATTACTGGCTTGTACGCATTATCCGTTGTTAGTGCCTAAGATAAGAGCTTATTTGCCGGATGGGATAAGATTGGTTGCTCAGGGAGATATTGTTGCTGAGAGCCTGGTTGATTACTTAAACAGGCATCCTGAGATAGAGCGGGTGTTGACGAAGGAGGGATCTATGAGGTTTTATACAACGGGGGATAGTAAGGTGTTTGATCAGTGTGCTTCGATATTTTTTTCAAGAGAGGTGGTTTCAGAGAAAGTATAA
- a CDS encoding thiol-activated cytolysin family protein — protein MKKQTKMACLVLAFAAILAGCKKQSNLQNQVSDQNITNELNQFKNLNIPQTAKSSSAHAAKTNAVSSAVAGCAPVLHSQSAEFDKLSVLDPSTDIMYVGSLLDGQSIQEGTYKPVFLPSDYVRKPVTYSVSIQGSNQAISKTISPDLASFRNSMQEIMSANIVGQQPANFTFELEQARSKREIEMKIKANLKFSTFFSSVGNYDESQTRTKNYFLLKIYQKFFSADINIPADGNLFNKPADYPGNIAPVYISTIDYGRSAYLLIESSYDSARVYKSLEASFGFWKIGGGATVTKEQKEVMDNMKISGTVIGGSSTDAVKTIAGMQAFHDYVVNSGNMGPDSRGEVIAYKLRNAKDHGIYKTLINGDYYTSDCNIVALYRYFQSSNADHYYTTTPNENPRDYIYEGVAAYVYSEQVAGTVPLYRYYKGGRDVDHYYTTTPNENPGGYMYEGIQAYVYKYQAPGTVPLYRYYQGGKDANHYYTTTPNENPRGYLYEGIEAYVYRTKPQL, from the coding sequence ATGAAAAAACAAACAAAAATGGCCTGTTTAGTTCTGGCCTTCGCAGCTATTCTCGCTGGTTGTAAAAAACAAAGTAATCTTCAGAATCAGGTTTCTGATCAGAATATTACCAATGAACTGAATCAGTTTAAGAATTTGAATATCCCTCAGACTGCTAAATCCAGTTCTGCACATGCTGCAAAAACGAATGCTGTTTCATCCGCTGTAGCTGGATGTGCACCTGTTTTGCATAGTCAGTCTGCAGAGTTTGACAAATTATCTGTTTTAGATCCTTCTACAGATATTATGTATGTTGGTTCTCTGCTGGATGGACAAAGTATTCAGGAAGGCACTTATAAACCCGTATTTCTACCTTCAGATTATGTCCGCAAACCAGTTACCTATTCAGTATCTATTCAGGGCTCGAACCAGGCCATAAGCAAAACTATCTCTCCGGATCTTGCAAGCTTCAGAAATTCGATGCAGGAAATTATGAGTGCAAACATTGTCGGTCAGCAACCTGCAAATTTCACCTTTGAATTAGAGCAGGCACGTTCTAAAAGAGAAATAGAAATGAAAATAAAAGCCAATTTAAAGTTTAGTACCTTTTTTAGTTCTGTCGGAAATTATGATGAAAGCCAGACAAGAACAAAAAACTATTTTTTGTTAAAAATATATCAGAAATTTTTCTCTGCAGACATCAACATCCCTGCTGATGGTAATTTATTCAATAAACCAGCTGATTATCCGGGTAATATTGCCCCGGTCTATATTTCTACTATTGATTATGGAAGAAGTGCCTATTTGCTTATTGAAAGTTCATATGATTCAGCACGTGTTTACAAATCTCTTGAAGCCTCATTTGGTTTCTGGAAAATTGGCGGTGGTGCAACAGTAACTAAAGAGCAAAAAGAAGTGATGGATAATATGAAGATCAGTGGGACAGTAATTGGCGGGTCTTCTACTGATGCAGTAAAAACGATAGCTGGTATGCAGGCTTTCCATGACTACGTAGTGAACAGTGGTAATATGGGGCCAGATTCAAGAGGTGAGGTTATTGCTTACAAACTTCGTAATGCAAAAGATCATGGTATTTATAAAACACTGATCAACGGGGATTATTATACTTCAGACTGCAATATAGTTGCACTGTACCGATATTTTCAATCATCGAATGCAGATCATTATTATACGACCACACCAAATGAGAATCCGCGGGATTACATTTACGAAGGAGTAGCGGCTTATGTTTATAGTGAGCAGGTTGCGGGTACAGTACCATTATATCGTTATTACAAGGGTGGACGGGACGTAGATCACTATTATACAACTACGCCAAATGAAAACCCAGGGGGATATATGTATGAAGGAATACAAGCTTATGTTTATAAGTACCAGGCCCCGGGTACAGTACCATTATATCGATACTATCAGGGTGGAAAGGATGCAAATCACTACTATACGACCACGCCAAATGAAAACCCAAGGGGTTACCTCTATGAAGGAATAGAAGCTTATGTTTACAGAACAAAACCGCAATTATAA
- the bamA gene encoding outer membrane protein assembly factor BamA: MKRIYQLILLLLIGSPAMAQIARPKSNPNAPSLKVSGTDMDYFQPKEYTIGGTTLSGAKFIDKEVIITLSKLIKGEKILLPGEATSNAIKTLWAQGLFDDIELDITKMVLDTVYFDIKVVERPRLSSFELNGLSKSQKTDITEKLNSKSGKTIINENTYNSTTGIINKYLAEKGYFFTKVDYKTKPDPNMENGVVLQVFVDKGNKVKVHEINFTGNKDFKASTLRKYLKKTKQQAFYKVFGSGKFSKEKYKEDKEKLIAKMQEKGYRDAVIIKDTTYLYNKKSVGVKIDLYEGPKYYVGNITWSGNAKYATKDLNKVLGIEKGEVFSEEKLNTKLHGNGAESDDVSSIYLNDGYLTFNVEPVQTKIYNDTVDLEVRIYEGPQYTNNRITVKGNTITNDRVVLREVRTRPGDKFSKDLLVRTVRDLGQLGNFDESKTVPTPKPNPSDGTVDIEYAVEEKPSDQVELSGGFGGGRIIGTIGLTFNNFSLRNILNPKAYKPLPKGDGQKLSLRGQTNGKYYQSYSFSFSEPWLGGKKPVSFGLSAFTSLSSNGVDVGQTAQRIRLNGVTVSLGRRLKWPDNYFQISHAINMQQYILNNYPGYLFSTGTSYNLNLTQEISRDSRNSPIFPTEGSYFKFTIQATPPYSLLNKTNYATASDKQRYKFTEYHKWKFEGQWFQRVIGKMVLKGQAQFGFLGSYNNAVGQSPFERFKLGGDGMQGFDFLQGSEIITMRGYANSAVTPATATTSGQIQTATNSGSPIYTKYVMELRYPVIASQQATAYLVGFAEGGNTWNKFSDYNPFNVRRSAGIGARIFLPIFGMLGIDYGFPFDNIPGQANGGKQNFTFSIAQQLGGFN; encoded by the coding sequence ATGAAAAGAATATACCAACTCATATTATTGCTATTGATCGGCTCACCGGCAATGGCACAAATTGCCCGTCCAAAATCTAATCCTAATGCCCCCAGCTTAAAAGTCAGCGGTACGGATATGGATTATTTTCAGCCTAAAGAATATACGATAGGGGGAACTACTTTAAGTGGCGCCAAGTTTATTGATAAGGAAGTTATTATTACACTTTCCAAATTAATTAAAGGTGAAAAAATATTACTTCCAGGGGAGGCAACCTCCAACGCAATTAAAACACTATGGGCACAGGGATTGTTTGATGATATTGAACTTGATATCACTAAGATGGTTCTGGATACCGTTTATTTCGATATTAAAGTAGTTGAAAGACCGCGTTTAAGTTCTTTTGAGCTGAACGGTCTGAGCAAATCTCAGAAAACGGATATTACCGAGAAATTGAATTCCAAATCAGGAAAGACGATTATCAACGAAAATACTTACAACAGTACAACGGGAATCATCAATAAATACCTGGCTGAAAAAGGTTATTTTTTTACGAAAGTAGACTATAAAACCAAGCCTGATCCGAACATGGAGAATGGGGTGGTTTTGCAGGTTTTTGTAGATAAAGGAAACAAGGTTAAAGTTCATGAGATCAATTTTACCGGTAACAAGGACTTCAAGGCTTCTACTTTACGCAAGTATTTGAAGAAGACCAAGCAACAGGCTTTCTATAAAGTATTCGGCTCTGGTAAATTCAGTAAGGAGAAATATAAAGAGGATAAAGAAAAGCTGATTGCTAAAATGCAGGAAAAAGGTTACCGTGATGCGGTGATCATCAAGGATACCACTTACCTGTACAATAAAAAATCTGTTGGTGTTAAGATCGATTTATACGAAGGTCCGAAATATTATGTTGGAAATATTACCTGGTCGGGAAATGCAAAATATGCAACCAAAGATCTTAATAAAGTATTGGGTATTGAGAAAGGTGAAGTTTTCAGTGAAGAGAAGTTAAATACTAAACTTCACGGTAATGGTGCAGAGAGTGATGACGTATCGAGCATTTATCTGAATGATGGTTACCTGACTTTCAATGTGGAGCCTGTTCAGACAAAAATATATAATGATACTGTTGATTTGGAAGTAAGGATTTATGAAGGCCCTCAGTATACCAACAACAGGATTACTGTAAAAGGAAATACGATTACAAATGACAGGGTAGTTTTACGTGAGGTACGTACAAGACCAGGTGATAAGTTCTCTAAAGATTTACTGGTACGTACAGTACGTGACCTTGGTCAGCTGGGTAACTTTGATGAGTCTAAAACGGTACCTACTCCAAAACCAAATCCTTCGGATGGTACGGTTGATATTGAATACGCTGTAGAAGAGAAACCTTCTGATCAGGTAGAATTATCTGGTGGTTTCGGTGGTGGCCGTATCATTGGTACGATTGGTTTAACTTTCAATAACTTCTCTTTAAGAAATATATTAAATCCAAAAGCTTACAAGCCTCTTCCAAAAGGTGATGGCCAGAAGCTGAGTCTTCGTGGTCAGACAAATGGTAAATACTACCAGTCTTACAGTTTCTCTTTCTCTGAGCCATGGTTAGGTGGAAAGAAGCCAGTCAGTTTCGGTTTAAGTGCATTTACGTCACTTTCTTCGAATGGTGTTGATGTTGGGCAGACTGCACAGCGTATCCGCTTAAACGGTGTAACTGTAAGTTTAGGAAGAAGACTGAAATGGCCTGATAACTATTTCCAGATTTCACATGCGATCAATATGCAGCAGTATATCCTGAATAACTATCCTGGTTATTTGTTCAGCACGGGAACGTCTTATAACCTGAACTTAACACAGGAGATTAGCAGGGATTCAAGAAATTCACCAATCTTCCCTACTGAAGGTTCTTATTTCAAATTTACTATACAGGCAACTCCTCCTTATTCGTTATTGAACAAAACTAACTATGCAACTGCATCAGATAAGCAACGCTATAAATTTACCGAATACCACAAATGGAAATTTGAGGGTCAGTGGTTCCAGAGGGTAATTGGTAAAATGGTTCTTAAAGGGCAGGCTCAGTTTGGTTTCTTAGGTTCTTATAACAATGCGGTTGGCCAGTCTCCATTTGAGAGATTTAAGCTGGGTGGTGATGGTATGCAGGGATTTGATTTCCTTCAGGGATCTGAGATCATTACCATGCGTGGTTATGCGAATAGTGCAGTAACTCCTGCAACTGCAACAACCAGCGGACAGATTCAGACTGCAACAAATTCAGGAAGTCCGATCTATACTAAATATGTTATGGAATTAAGATATCCTGTTATTGCAAGTCAGCAGGCAACTGCGTATCTTGTGGGCTTTGCTGAGGGTGGTAATACCTGGAACAAGTTTTCAGATTATAATCCTTTTAATGTGAGAAGGTCTGCGGGTATTGGAGCCAGAATATTTTTACCGATATTTGGTATGCTGGGTATTGATTACGGATTTCCGTTTGATAACATTCCTGGTCAGGCTAATGGTGGTAAACAGAACTTCACTTTTAGTATTGCTCAGCAATTGGGTGGATTTAATTAA
- a CDS encoding DUF6089 family protein: MKSLKKIIFSVALSCTFSVAALAQTTELGVNAGAAGYIGDINPTNLFKPAGVAFGAYIKRNFNPYWAVGIHYNYGKIKGNDANSDDLSLKTRNLNFSTSLNELSLQVDFNFLDYFSGGGRKNFSPYVFAGVGGVLFNPKATYNGETFELRYYETEGKKYRSYAMSIPYGIGMKYRIGERLGLFTQLGYRTAKTDYLDDVGERYPAIPVISGSSNKNPGGVNLSDPSVPRYPNDPDRPNFTPGGQRGNFVKNDTYFFVHIGLSYTFTSDKCYSF; this comes from the coding sequence ATGAAGAGTTTAAAAAAGATCATATTTTCTGTTGCGCTGAGCTGTACTTTCTCTGTTGCTGCGCTGGCGCAGACAACGGAATTAGGCGTGAATGCCGGTGCTGCCGGATATATAGGGGATATTAATCCGACAAATCTTTTTAAACCAGCTGGTGTCGCTTTTGGTGCTTATATCAAACGTAATTTTAATCCTTACTGGGCTGTGGGTATCCATTATAATTATGGGAAAATTAAAGGTAATGACGCAAATTCTGACGATCTGAGCCTGAAAACCCGTAATCTTAATTTTTCTACTTCACTGAATGAGCTGAGTTTACAGGTAGATTTTAATTTTCTGGATTACTTTTCCGGTGGTGGAAGGAAGAATTTTTCGCCCTATGTATTCGCTGGAGTCGGGGGAGTATTGTTCAACCCTAAAGCTACTTATAATGGGGAAACCTTCGAGTTAAGATATTACGAAACTGAAGGTAAAAAGTATAGAAGCTATGCCATGAGTATTCCTTATGGAATAGGGATGAAGTATAGAATAGGGGAGCGTTTAGGGCTGTTTACACAGTTGGGTTACCGGACTGCAAAAACAGATTACCTGGATGATGTGGGTGAAAGATATCCGGCGATACCAGTAATTAGTGGTTCAAGTAATAAAAACCCCGGCGGTGTTAATCTTTCCGATCCTTCTGTGCCTCGTTATCCGAATGATCCTGACCGTCCAAATTTTACTCCAGGTGGTCAGCGTGGTAATTTTGTTAAAAATGATACTTACTTTTTTGTACATATAGGCCTTTCTTATACGTTTACTTCTGATAAGTGTTATAGTTTTTAG
- a CDS encoding OmpH family outer membrane protein, translating into MRKIILIGVLVFAGFGAFAQKFAYVDTEYILKNLPEYKSSQNQLNVLSQQWQKEVDANFTAIDKMYKAYQADQVLLTDDMRKRRENDIIEKEKAAKEFQRQKFGPEGELFQTRAKLLKPIQDKVTGVIADLAKTKFLDFIFDKSSEATMMIYASSNYDLSNDVIIRLGYKPNTVK; encoded by the coding sequence ATGAGAAAAATTATTTTAATCGGGGTTTTAGTTTTCGCAGGTTTTGGTGCTTTTGCACAGAAGTTCGCTTATGTTGATACAGAATATATCCTTAAGAACCTACCTGAGTATAAGTCTTCACAGAACCAGCTGAATGTATTGTCTCAGCAGTGGCAAAAAGAGGTTGATGCCAACTTTACGGCGATTGACAAAATGTACAAGGCTTATCAGGCAGACCAGGTGTTACTGACTGATGACATGCGTAAGCGAAGAGAGAATGATATTATTGAGAAGGAAAAGGCTGCTAAGGAGTTTCAGCGCCAGAAGTTCGGCCCTGAGGGAGAGCTTTTCCAGACCAGGGCAAAGTTGCTTAAGCCTATTCAGGATAAAGTAACTGGTGTGATTGCTGATTTAGCCAAAACAAAGTTCCTTGATTTTATCTTTGATAAGAGTAGTGAAGCGACAATGATGATTTACGCAAGCAGCAATTATGACCTGAGTAATGACGTTATTATCAGGTTGGGTTATAAACCAAACACCGTAAAGTAA
- a CDS encoding OmpH family outer membrane protein, whose translation MRKLINVFFVAAGLMFTANVASAQQKIAHLDSEAIFAVMPEAKTASATLETLQKQKQAEIEKMRSEYTVKYEAAVAKNKTLSEANKETVGKELQAMGVELQDMEKRIGEASQKAQQDIATKQGELLAPLNAKFQTAVKAVAREKGLAYVFDSSAQNGANNLLAWEGGDDVTALVKAKLGISASAVAAPKK comes from the coding sequence ATGAGAAAGTTAATTAACGTATTTTTTGTGGCAGCTGGCCTTATGTTTACTGCTAATGTTGCTAGTGCTCAACAAAAAATTGCACATCTGGATTCTGAGGCTATTTTTGCTGTTATGCCAGAAGCAAAAACTGCATCAGCGACTTTAGAGACTCTTCAAAAACAAAAACAAGCTGAGATCGAAAAAATGAGAAGTGAGTACACTGTAAAGTATGAAGCAGCAGTTGCTAAAAACAAAACTTTGAGTGAGGCTAACAAAGAAACAGTTGGTAAAGAATTACAAGCTATGGGTGTTGAATTACAGGATATGGAAAAACGTATCGGTGAAGCAAGCCAAAAAGCTCAACAAGATATTGCTACTAAACAAGGTGAGTTATTAGCTCCTTTAAATGCTAAATTCCAAACTGCTGTTAAAGCTGTAGCCAGAGAAAAAGGTTTAGCTTATGTATTTGATAGTTCTGCACAGAATGGTGCAAACAATTTATTAGCCTGGGAAGGTGGTGACGATGTTACTGCTTTAGTTAAAGCTAAATTGGGTATCTCTGCTTCAGCAGTTGCTGCTCCTAAAAAATAG
- a CDS encoding NAD kinase produces MKIAIYGREFNNSVLPFVQEVFNALQHYGIETIVHKEYNEFIEDKVKLPAHIETFSNHLELRDHAEILISLGGDGTLLDTLALIRDSGIPVIGINFGRLGFLASINKNEIRNAIEALVNKQYSLDKRTLLNVESKHHLFGDENFALNDITIHRRDNTAMMIIHAYMNDEFINSYWADGLIIATPTGSTAYSLSCGGPIIFPSAQNFVITPIAPHNLNVRPVIIPDDVTLRFEVEARSTKFLVSCDSRTATVDRSVKITINKAAFDVNLIRLNNESYLTTLRNKLLWGIDTRNY; encoded by the coding sequence ATGAAGATTGCAATTTACGGCAGAGAGTTCAATAACAGCGTTTTGCCTTTCGTGCAGGAAGTTTTCAATGCCCTGCAACATTACGGGATTGAAACCATTGTTCATAAGGAGTATAATGAGTTTATTGAAGACAAAGTAAAGCTTCCTGCCCACATTGAGACCTTTTCCAATCATCTGGAGCTTCGTGATCATGCCGAAATCCTGATTAGTCTGGGTGGGGATGGAACGCTGCTTGATACCCTTGCTTTAATCAGGGATTCTGGAATTCCTGTGATCGGGATCAACTTCGGAAGGTTGGGGTTTTTAGCGAGTATCAATAAAAATGAGATCAGAAATGCCATTGAAGCTCTGGTCAATAAGCAATATTCACTGGACAAACGGACATTGCTGAATGTAGAGTCCAAGCATCATCTTTTTGGTGATGAGAACTTCGCACTGAATGATATCACTATTCACAGACGTGACAATACAGCGATGATGATTATCCATGCTTATATGAATGATGAGTTTATCAATTCATACTGGGCAGACGGATTAATTATTGCCACGCCTACTGGTTCTACAGCTTATTCTTTGAGCTGCGGAGGCCCGATTATATTTCCAAGTGCACAGAATTTCGTTATTACGCCAATTGCGCCGCATAACCTGAACGTAAGACCTGTCATTATTCCTGATGATGTTACTTTAAGGTTTGAGGTAGAAGCTCGCAGTACTAAATTCCTGGTATCCTGCGATTCCAGGACTGCTACTGTAGATCGCTCTGTGAAAATAACCATAAATAAAGCCGCATTTGATGTGAATCTTATTCGTTTGAATAATGAAAGTTATCTTACTACCTTGAGGAACAAATTACTTTGGGGAATTGATACCCGTAATTATTAG